The following proteins are co-located in the Schistocerca nitens isolate TAMUIC-IGC-003100 chromosome 2, iqSchNite1.1, whole genome shotgun sequence genome:
- the LOC126235923 gene encoding uncharacterized protein LOC126235923, whose protein sequence is MLRHSIAAFLLVAACSGNLYPRFEKVVRDPLVFDLLYSTTAGAHNESWYFGVPVNVSSFIIPTQMTWSSGPEANGTYVEDVELLIYEVYDRSETYLVGNGSYYGTVSMGKTLHIPVVNITTGGELYVRQYLTSLGYNYILSFHFKTTGMYPWYMTRTFSSYSPVSSYTDVEGLAIGLTFSNA, encoded by the exons GCAACCTGTATCCCAGGTTCGAGAAGGTGGTCCGAGACCCGTTGGTATTCGACCTGCTCTACAGTACCACAGCTGGTGCTCATAATGAATCTTGGTACTTCGGTGTACCAGTCAACGTGTCCTCTTTCATCATCCCAACTCAGATGACTTGGTCCTCAG GTCCAGAGGCGAACGGAACGTACGTGGAAGACGTGGAACTGCTCATCTACGAGGTGTATGACCGTTCGGAGACTTACCTGGTTGGCAACGGTTCATACTATGGGACGGTCAGCATGGGTAAAACGCTCCACATACCCGTGGTGAATATCACGACTGGAGGCGAGCTATACGTTAGACAGTACCTCACCAGTCTGGGATACAACTACATCCTCAGCTTCCACTTCAAGACGACCGGAATGTATCCCTGGTATATGACGCGCACATTTTCCTCGTATTCCCCTGTGAGTTCTTACACTGACGTAGAGGGTTTAGCTATTGGACTAACTTTCAGCAATGCCTAG